GGCTACAACCGCGCCGCCTCCCTGGTCGAGCGCATGGAGAAGGAGGGCCTCGTCGGCCCGGCCAACCATGCCGGCAAGCGCGAGATCCTCTCCTATAGCCGCGACCGCATCATCCATGTCGGCGGCCCGGACATGGAGGACGAGGACGCCTGAGCGAAGCCTCGGAGGCGGCCTCCGGCGCTGCTGAAAGGACTGCTGCTTCGGCTGCGATTCCCGGCTAACCTTCCCGGCATGGCCGGGCCCTCCCGGCGCCCGCCG
This Labrys wisconsinensis DNA region includes the following protein-coding sequences:
- a CDS encoding DNA translocase FtsK — translated: GYNRAASLVERMEKEGLVGPANHAGKREILSYSRDRIIHVGGPDMEDEDA